In Synechocystis sp. PCC 6714, the following are encoded in one genomic region:
- the recF gene encoding DNA replication/repair protein RecF, which produces MYLKKLYLRAFRNYLEEEVEFSAQKTILVGNNAQGKSNLLEAVELLATLRSHRTSRDQELVLDGAASGQIKALLERQYSVAELEIGLRRSGRRNLRINQNQCRRQLDFLGCLNAVEFSCLDLDLVRGAPDCRRQWLDTLLTQLEPLYAHLLGQYQHIVKQRNALLKSLRQQWETDLTLGEELAASLGLWNQQLVEMGTRVARRRARGLARLAPLAQEWHGRISGGNETLTVTYQPSVAWEGDDPEVLQQAFLTRLEQRRSAELHLGTTVVGPHRDEVEFTIDATPARTYGSQGQHRTLVLALKLAELSLIETVIGEPPLLLLDDVLAELDLDRQGQLLMAIEDRFQTLITTTHLNRFDDRWRRSAQIIKVNGGQLEEKWPSEID; this is translated from the coding sequence ATGTACTTAAAAAAACTCTATTTACGGGCCTTCCGTAATTACCTTGAAGAAGAAGTGGAATTTTCTGCCCAAAAAACCATTTTGGTGGGCAATAATGCCCAGGGTAAATCTAACTTATTGGAAGCGGTGGAACTGTTAGCAACATTAAGGAGCCATCGCACCAGCCGGGACCAAGAATTAGTTTTAGATGGGGCCGCCAGTGGCCAAATTAAAGCTCTATTGGAAAGACAATACAGCGTGGCAGAGTTGGAAATCGGCCTACGGCGATCGGGTCGGCGCAATTTACGCATTAACCAAAACCAATGTCGCCGTCAGCTGGATTTTCTGGGGTGTTTAAATGCGGTGGAATTTTCTTGTTTAGACTTAGATTTAGTCCGGGGAGCACCGGATTGTCGCCGCCAATGGTTAGATACGCTATTAACTCAGCTAGAACCCCTCTATGCCCATCTCTTGGGACAGTACCAACACATTGTTAAGCAAAGAAATGCTTTGTTAAAAAGCCTGCGTCAACAGTGGGAAACGGATTTAACTTTGGGGGAAGAATTAGCCGCTTCCCTAGGCCTGTGGAATCAACAGTTGGTGGAAATGGGCACTAGGGTGGCCCGCCGTCGAGCTAGGGGTTTGGCCCGCCTTGCCCCTTTGGCCCAGGAATGGCATGGGCGCATCAGTGGCGGCAATGAAACCCTGACCGTCACCTATCAACCCAGTGTGGCCTGGGAGGGGGATGATCCAGAGGTGCTCCAACAGGCTTTTTTGACCAGATTGGAACAACGGCGATCGGCAGAATTGCATTTAGGGACAACGGTGGTGGGCCCCCATCGGGATGAGGTTGAGTTCACCATTGATGCTACCCCCGCCAGAACCTATGGCTCCCAGGGACAGCATCGTACTCTAGTACTGGCATTGAAGTTGGCCGAATTAAGTTTAATCGAAACGGTAATCGGCGAACCGCCCCTATTGTTATTGGATGATGTGTTAGCGGAGTTAGACCTCGATCGCCAGGGGCAATTATTGATGGCCATTGAAGACCGCTTTCAAACCCTGATCACCACCACCCATCTAAATCGTTTTGATGACCGCTGGCGGCGATCGGCCCAGATAATTAAGGTTAATGGAGGTCAACTGGAGGAAAAGTGGCCTTCGGAAATTGACTGA
- a CDS encoding ABC transporter ATP-binding protein yields MQKKSSLKSRYWLLIPYIRPHRRTIGLAFLCTLLFTVFWPILAWLVGRMAKYIGEGDVRSILIMAGVAAVIFLVRGMAQYGQDTLMAKAALNMALTLREQAYAHLQRLSLSYFEEAKTGDLSYRLTEDIDRIGEVVNKLFHDFVPSALQLVVVFGYMFYLNWALTCAVLVIAPLMAVLIGFFGEQLLKFSRRSQTRISNLSSLLTETLGAIRLVKAFAAEDYQLDLFREEAQQHRRSQFLAERMKALQFVVVGFLEAMGVVILFCLAAWQISLGNLTGIEFISYVTGVAMLIDPISHITSNYNLFKQGEASVDRIFEIFALQPAVEDSPTAVAIDHLQGAVNYDNVDFAYIKDKPVLQGINLQAQPGEMIALVGASGAGKSTLVNLLMRLHDVTGGCLRIDGHAIDSITLKSLREQIAIVPQENILFSGTIAQNIAFGKTDLDLTAIEEAARIANAHQFITELSQGYYTYVGERGVTLSGGQRQRIAIARAILRNPSILILDEATSALDSESEALVQEALERIVQKRTVFVIAHRLATVRKATRIVVLERGEIVEMGSHQELMAHQGRYARFHAQQFAS; encoded by the coding sequence TTGCAGAAAAAATCTTCTCTTAAATCTCGCTATTGGCTTTTAATACCCTATATCCGCCCCCATAGACGCACCATTGGGCTTGCTTTCCTCTGTACTTTGCTATTCACTGTTTTTTGGCCCATCCTAGCCTGGTTAGTGGGACGCATGGCCAAATATATCGGCGAGGGGGATGTGCGCTCCATTCTAATTATGGCAGGGGTGGCGGCGGTTATTTTTCTGGTGCGGGGCATGGCTCAGTACGGCCAGGACACCCTCATGGCCAAGGCGGCCCTGAATATGGCATTGACCCTGCGGGAACAGGCCTACGCCCATCTGCAACGGTTGAGCCTGAGCTATTTTGAGGAAGCAAAAACTGGTGATTTATCCTATCGGCTGACGGAGGACATCGACCGCATTGGCGAAGTGGTAAACAAGTTATTTCACGATTTTGTTCCTTCGGCATTGCAATTGGTAGTGGTGTTCGGCTACATGTTTTACCTCAACTGGGCCCTCACCTGTGCGGTGCTGGTCATTGCTCCGTTGATGGCGGTGCTAATTGGCTTTTTTGGCGAACAGTTGTTGAAGTTTAGCCGCCGTAGTCAAACCCGCATTTCCAATTTGTCTTCTCTGTTGACGGAAACGTTGGGGGCGATCCGTTTAGTCAAAGCCTTTGCCGCTGAAGATTACCAGCTAGATTTATTCCGGGAAGAGGCTCAGCAACACCGGCGATCGCAGTTTTTGGCGGAACGCATGAAAGCGTTGCAATTTGTGGTGGTGGGTTTTTTGGAAGCCATGGGGGTAGTGATTCTATTTTGTTTGGCGGCTTGGCAAATTTCCCTGGGTAACCTGACAGGCATTGAATTTATTAGCTACGTCACTGGGGTGGCTATGCTCATTGACCCCATTAGCCACATCACCAGCAATTACAATTTGTTTAAACAGGGGGAGGCCTCCGTTGACCGCATTTTTGAAATTTTCGCCCTGCAACCGGCGGTGGAGGATAGTCCTACAGCAGTGGCCATTGACCATCTTCAGGGAGCCGTAAATTATGACAATGTGGACTTCGCTTACATAAAAGATAAACCGGTCTTGCAAGGGATTAACCTACAAGCGCAACCGGGGGAAATGATTGCTTTGGTGGGGGCTTCTGGGGCAGGTAAAAGTACCTTGGTCAATTTATTAATGCGACTCCATGATGTTACCGGCGGTTGTCTCCGCATTGACGGCCATGCCATTGATAGCATCACTCTGAAAAGTTTACGGGAACAAATTGCCATTGTGCCCCAAGAAAATATTCTTTTTTCCGGTACCATCGCCCAAAATATTGCCTTTGGTAAAACGGATTTAGATTTAACTGCCATCGAGGAAGCGGCCCGCATTGCCAATGCCCACCAATTTATTACCGAACTGAGCCAGGGATATTACACCTATGTGGGGGAGCGGGGGGTCACCCTTTCGGGTGGTCAGCGTCAGCGCATTGCCATTGCCCGGGCAATTTTACGCAATCCCAGCATTTTAATTTTAGATGAGGCCACTTCTGCCCTTGATTCGGAATCGGAAGCTTTGGTGCAGGAAGCTTTGGAACGCATTGTTCAAAAAAGAACAGTATTTGTCATTGCCCATCGCTTAGCTACGGTGCGTAAGGCCACCCGCATTGTGGTGTTGGAGCGGGGGGAAATTGTCGAAATGGGTAGTCATCAGGAGTTGATGGCCCACCAGGGTCGCTATGCCCGTTTCCACGCCCAACAGTTTGCTTCCTAG
- the rpmI gene encoding 50S ribosomal protein L35, giving the protein MPKLKTRKAAAKRFRPTGSGKKIIRRKAFKNHLLEHKSSEQTRRRLSNLALVHEADEKNVRLMLPYM; this is encoded by the coding sequence ATGCCCAAACTTAAAACTCGTAAAGCCGCCGCCAAACGATTTCGTCCAACTGGCAGTGGCAAGAAAATTATCCGTCGCAAAGCGTTCAAAAATCACCTATTGGAACATAAGAGTTCCGAGCAGACCCGTCGTCGTCTTTCCAACCTTGCTTTGGTGCATGAAGCCGATGAGAAAAATGTCCGGCTCATGCTTCCCTATATGTAA
- the rplT gene encoding 50S ribosomal protein L20, whose protein sequence is MTRVKRGNVARKRRKKILKLAKGFRGSHSKLFRTANQQVMKALRNAYRDRRKRKRDFRRLWITRINAAARQEGMSYSKLTGQLKKANIEINRKMLAQLAVLDPAAFSEVVKVAAAAK, encoded by the coding sequence ATGACCAGAGTTAAACGGGGCAATGTTGCCCGCAAACGCCGTAAGAAAATTCTTAAGTTAGCCAAAGGTTTCCGGGGCTCCCACTCCAAACTTTTCCGCACCGCTAACCAACAGGTGATGAAAGCTCTCCGTAACGCCTACCGCGATCGCCGGAAGCGCAAACGGGATTTCCGCCGCCTGTGGATTACCCGCATCAACGCCGCCGCCCGCCAAGAGGGCATGAGCTATAGCAAACTAACCGGACAATTGAAAAAAGCTAACATTGAAATTAACCGTAAAATGTTAGCCCAATTGGCGGTTTTGGATCCCGCTGCCTTTAGTGAAGTAGTGAAAGTAGCCGCCGCCGCGAAGTAG
- the lpxD gene encoding UDP-3-O-(3-hydroxymyristoyl)glucosamine N-acyltransferase, translated as MEFSQLVERLQPQLQTHSLEKFGDRNPTIGGVASLMEALPGQISYVDGAKYAPQMEMTRASALILPLDAKLQAQADDQGIAWCATAQPRLLFAAAIAVFYQPYRPPIGIHPTAVIDSSVRCGQDVSIGPHVVIYPDVTIGDRVCVHGNVVIYPGVTIGNDTILHGNCTIHERTQIGQGCVIHSGAAIGAEGFGFVPTPEGWFKMEQSGQVVLEDGVEIGCNSAVDRPAVGETRIGKNTKLDNMVHVAHGCRIGEACALAGQVGLAGGVTIGNRVILAGQVGVADKSDIGDGAIASAQTGIHGKVGAREVVCGSPHMPHRLYLKASAIYKRLPEMYDVLKKLKKI; from the coding sequence ATGGAATTCAGCCAACTCGTAGAGCGTCTACAGCCTCAGCTCCAAACCCATAGTTTAGAAAAATTCGGCGATCGCAATCCCACCATTGGGGGCGTTGCTAGTTTAATGGAAGCGTTGCCGGGGCAAATCAGTTACGTAGATGGTGCCAAGTATGCCCCCCAAATGGAGATGACCCGGGCCAGTGCGCTAATTTTGCCCCTGGATGCCAAATTGCAGGCCCAAGCTGATGACCAGGGAATAGCCTGGTGCGCCACCGCCCAGCCTCGTTTATTGTTTGCGGCGGCGATCGCCGTTTTTTATCAGCCCTATCGTCCCCCCATCGGTATCCATCCCACTGCTGTTATTGATTCCTCAGTACGTTGTGGTCAGGATGTGAGCATTGGTCCCCATGTGGTGATTTATCCCGACGTGACCATTGGCGATCGGGTGTGTGTCCATGGCAATGTGGTTATCTACCCCGGTGTTACCATTGGCAATGACACCATACTCCACGGTAACTGCACCATCCACGAACGGACTCAGATTGGCCAGGGTTGTGTGATCCACAGTGGTGCGGCGATCGGGGCCGAAGGTTTTGGCTTTGTGCCCACTCCCGAAGGTTGGTTCAAAATGGAACAATCGGGCCAGGTGGTGTTAGAGGATGGAGTAGAAATTGGTTGCAACAGTGCAGTGGATCGTCCTGCGGTGGGGGAAACCCGCATCGGCAAAAATACCAAACTAGACAATATGGTCCACGTGGCCCATGGTTGTCGCATTGGTGAGGCCTGTGCCCTGGCCGGCCAGGTGGGTTTAGCCGGGGGAGTTACCATCGGCAATCGGGTGATCCTTGCTGGTCAAGTGGGAGTGGCGGATAAATCCGATATCGGTGACGGGGCGATCGCCTCAGCCCAAACAGGAATCCACGGCAAGGTGGGAGCCAGGGAAGTGGTGTGTGGTAGTCCCCATATGCCCCATAGGCTTTACCTCAAAGCATCTGCCATTTACAAACGTTTGCCAGAAATGTACGATGTCCTGAAAAAACTGAAAAAAATTTAA
- a CDS encoding quinone-dependent dihydroorotate dehydrogenase encodes MLRSARFLYPLVLSITKNDPERGHQLLIRALKKVDAMHRNGFAVAMEELERTFTYSDPRLQQTCWGLSFPNVLGLSAGCDKEGEVAAVWPALGFGFAELGAVTRHPQPGNDRPRLFRLPQDRAVLNRLGANNEGAVAMAAKLKRTWGYYPRTIPIGINLCKSKITPLDHAVEDYVFSFRTLAPVADYFVVNVSSPNTPGLRSLQESDQLPRIFEGLQSANHWEKPILVKISPDLSWGAIAVIIDLVKEYNLGGIVATNTSTGRSGLKTKILPQTGQTLEKEAGGLSGEPIRARSTEIIRYIYQQTGGEVPIIGVGGIFNAEDAWEKIQAGASLLQLYTGWIYGGPWVVADILQGLGKKLTAGGFSHISQVVGAKELRELMPSCEP; translated from the coding sequence ATGTTACGTTCCGCCCGTTTTCTTTACCCCCTAGTTTTATCCATCACCAAAAATGATCCGGAAAGGGGGCATCAATTACTCATCCGGGCTTTAAAAAAAGTGGATGCTATGCATCGCAATGGTTTTGCTGTGGCCATGGAGGAACTGGAGCGGACTTTCACCTATTCAGATCCCCGTCTACAACAAACCTGTTGGGGTCTAAGTTTTCCCAATGTGCTTGGTCTATCTGCCGGTTGCGATAAGGAGGGGGAAGTCGCCGCTGTTTGGCCTGCTTTAGGTTTTGGTTTTGCGGAATTGGGGGCAGTTACTAGGCATCCCCAACCAGGAAATGATCGCCCCCGCCTATTTCGTTTACCCCAAGACCGAGCGGTGCTCAATCGTTTGGGAGCCAATAATGAGGGGGCCGTTGCCATGGCAGCTAAGTTAAAGCGGACTTGGGGTTACTATCCCCGCACCATTCCCATCGGCATTAACCTTTGTAAATCAAAGATTACGCCCCTCGACCATGCGGTGGAGGATTATGTTTTTAGTTTCCGGACTTTGGCTCCAGTGGCAGACTATTTTGTTGTTAATGTCAGTTCTCCTAATACTCCTGGGTTACGTAGTTTGCAGGAATCTGACCAATTGCCTCGCATTTTTGAAGGTCTACAGTCAGCCAATCACTGGGAGAAACCCATTCTGGTGAAAATTTCCCCGGATTTATCCTGGGGGGCAATCGCCGTCATTATTGATTTGGTCAAGGAGTATAACCTAGGGGGTATTGTCGCTACCAACACTAGCACCGGGCGATCGGGGCTGAAGACAAAAATTCTGCCCCAAACGGGCCAAACCTTAGAAAAAGAAGCTGGAGGGCTGAGCGGCGAACCAATTCGGGCCCGATCCACCGAGATAATTCGCTACATTTACCAGCAAACTGGAGGCGAGGTTCCAATCATTGGTGTGGGAGGAATTTTTAATGCTGAGGATGCCTGGGAAAAAATCCAGGCAGGGGCAAGTCTACTCCAACTTTACACTGGCTGGATCTACGGTGGTCCTTGGGTTGTGGCAGACATTCTGCAGGGCTTGGGCAAAAAACTTACGGCAGGAGGTTTTTCCCATATCAGTCAGGTGGTGGGGGCCAAAGAGCTCCGAGAACTTATGCCAAGTTGTGAACCTTGA
- the murG gene encoding undecaprenyldiphospho-muramoylpentapeptide beta-N-acetylglucosaminyltransferase, which produces MTAPIRLLIAASGTGGHLFPALALAQQLPDYDITWLGVPDRLETTLVPRQYPLQTIPVEGFQGRPNLKTIKIGWNLLRSIFTVRKLIKSKQIDAVATTGGYIAAPAIVAAKLCGIPIVFHESNFIPGKVTTWLGRWCDRVAIGFQGTATYLPSCRTTWISTPVRQQFRQPQPLDLHIPTDRLLIVVAGGSQGAVTLNRQVRSCVSAWVNAGAFIVHLTGKNDPEAANFSHDNYLALEFFDNMAGLLQRTDLAISRAGAGTLTELAVTRTPSILIPYPFAAENHQMYNAQVFADAGAALVFTQKSLTTEQLEQAGLELLQCPEKLAAMASAASELATIDSAEQLAAIVRASLKTRLVES; this is translated from the coding sequence ATGACTGCACCGATTCGTTTGCTAATTGCCGCTAGTGGTACTGGGGGGCATCTTTTCCCGGCGCTGGCTTTGGCTCAACAATTGCCAGATTACGATATCACTTGGTTGGGGGTGCCCGATCGCCTCGAAACCACGTTGGTGCCCCGGCAGTATCCCCTGCAGACAATCCCGGTGGAAGGCTTTCAGGGGCGACCCAACTTAAAGACCATTAAAATCGGCTGGAATCTTCTGCGGTCGATATTTACGGTCAGGAAATTAATTAAGAGCAAGCAAATTGACGCAGTGGCGACCACGGGGGGCTACATTGCGGCTCCAGCCATTGTGGCAGCTAAACTATGTGGCATCCCAATAGTTTTTCACGAATCCAATTTCATCCCCGGTAAAGTAACCACCTGGTTGGGCCGTTGGTGCGATAGGGTGGCGATCGGCTTCCAGGGCACAGCGACATATTTACCGAGCTGTCGAACAACGTGGATCAGCACCCCGGTACGGCAACAGTTTCGTCAGCCCCAGCCATTGGATTTGCATATTCCCACCGATAGACTCTTAATTGTTGTTGCGGGTGGTTCCCAGGGCGCAGTGACGCTGAATCGACAAGTCCGCAGTTGTGTAAGCGCCTGGGTGAATGCGGGAGCCTTTATTGTCCATTTGACAGGTAAAAATGATCCAGAAGCGGCCAACTTTAGCCACGATAACTATCTCGCTCTGGAATTTTTCGACAACATGGCTGGGTTATTGCAAAGGACAGACCTTGCCATCAGTCGGGCCGGTGCGGGAACTTTGACAGAATTAGCCGTCACCCGGACCCCATCAATTTTGATTCCCTATCCCTTTGCGGCGGAAAATCACCAAATGTACAATGCCCAGGTATTTGCCGATGCAGGGGCAGCTTTGGTTTTTACCCAAAAATCCCTTACCACTGAACAGCTGGAGCAAGCGGGACTAGAATTACTCCAGTGCCCGGAAAAATTGGCTGCCATGGCCAGTGCCGCATCTGAATTAGCTACCATTGATAGTGCAGAACAATTAGCGGCGATCGTCCGAGCATCGTTGAAGACAAGGTTGGTCGAATCCTAG
- a CDS encoding DUF2808 domain-containing protein yields MTRPIPPDLGKIAGLAIASGVALMAFSGDFAMETVVVEAGELRGGVRFFSRPPQLVDSITTFNAVSIPAAKYYFTIALPEQAGEPLDRVVFQQQPNPDPINFYPEQTFAFFGDRHNRGQEIALESVNWDKTAGKITVTFAQAIAPGTIITIGLKPWKNPDVPGVYQFRVFALPPGTNSQAMDLGVARFQFYRGGTW; encoded by the coding sequence ATGACTAGACCAATTCCCCCAGACTTGGGAAAAATAGCAGGACTGGCGATCGCCTCTGGGGTTGCTTTGATGGCTTTCTCTGGGGACTTTGCCATGGAGACCGTTGTTGTTGAGGCGGGGGAATTGCGGGGGGGAGTGCGTTTTTTTAGTCGTCCTCCCCAGTTGGTGGATAGTATTACCACCTTCAATGCGGTATCAATTCCGGCGGCTAAGTATTATTTCACCATTGCCTTGCCGGAACAGGCCGGTGAGCCATTGGACAGAGTGGTATTTCAACAGCAACCTAACCCAGATCCGATTAATTTTTACCCGGAGCAAACTTTTGCTTTCTTCGGCGATCGTCATAATCGAGGGCAAGAAATTGCGCTAGAGTCGGTGAATTGGGATAAAACTGCCGGAAAAATTACGGTGACCTTTGCCCAGGCCATTGCGCCGGGGACAATTATCACCATCGGCCTCAAACCCTGGAAGAACCCTGATGTGCCGGGGGTCTATCAATTTCGAGTTTTTGCCTTACCACCAGGGACAAATTCCCAAGCCATGGATTTAGGGGTAGCCCGCTTTCAATTTTATCGAGGCGGCACCTGGTAA
- a CDS encoding DUF427 domain-containing protein translates to MSQPAAPQPEQESVWDYPRPPSIESSSQRVLVLCDGIVIAESCSSQRVLETSHPPVYYFPPQDIRTDYLELSTRHSYCEWKGEASYYHLDMGDRRRDNVAWFYPTPSASFSSIKDYIAFYPSKMDACYVDGELVTAQPGDFYGGWITSKIVGPFKGGVGTWGW, encoded by the coding sequence ATGTCCCAACCCGCTGCGCCCCAACCAGAGCAGGAATCGGTCTGGGATTACCCTCGTCCCCCCAGCATTGAATCTTCCAGCCAAAGGGTTTTGGTACTGTGTGATGGCATTGTCATTGCGGAAAGTTGTTCCAGCCAAAGAGTCTTGGAAACTAGCCATCCACCGGTTTACTATTTTCCCCCCCAGGATATTCGCACCGACTATCTAGAGCTTTCTACTAGACATTCCTACTGCGAATGGAAAGGAGAAGCTAGCTATTATCACCTCGATATGGGCGATCGCCGACGGGATAATGTGGCTTGGTTTTATCCCACCCCCAGTGCCAGCTTTAGTTCCATCAAAGATTACATCGCCTTTTATCCCAGCAAAATGGATGCTTGCTATGTGGATGGCGAATTGGTCACTGCCCAACCGGGGGACTTCTATGGCGGCTGGATCACGTCTAAAATTGTTGGCCCGTTTAAGGGGGGCGTTGGCACTTGGGGTTGGTAA
- a CDS encoding GNAT family N-acetyltransferase yields MVKSHLSGLTVRWHHALAEIPQPQWDQLALPLQTPFLEWHWLNNLETSGSAVRNAGWQPCHLTLWQGEMLMGAAALYLKGHSYGEFVFDHQWADLAQRLGIDYYPKLLGMAPFTPAEGYRFLIAPGVDQYSITQVMVEAIDYFCRTNQISGCNFLFVDRQWQRQMEDFGFTGWLHHSYIWQNQGFRSFDDYLQIFNANQRRNIKRERKAVEKAGLRIQVLEGEQIPHHFFPAIYRFYSNTCDKFYWGSKYLTKKFFQSLYDNYRSRVVLALAFTEQNDQHPVGLSFCLRKDDRLYGRYWGSLADYDCLHFEACYYQPIEWAIGEGIQLFDPGAGGRHKRRRGFPATANYSLHRFYHPKMQQILQIYIDEINAMEQAEIDAINQDLPFSRKEINLTLES; encoded by the coding sequence ATGGTCAAGTCCCATCTTTCTGGTTTAACAGTGCGTTGGCACCATGCCTTGGCGGAAATTCCTCAGCCCCAGTGGGACCAGTTGGCATTGCCCCTACAAACCCCTTTTCTGGAATGGCATTGGCTTAATAATCTCGAAACTTCCGGTAGTGCAGTTCGGAATGCTGGTTGGCAACCCTGTCATTTGACGTTGTGGCAAGGGGAAATGCTGATGGGGGCTGCGGCCTTATATCTCAAAGGCCATAGCTACGGCGAATTTGTCTTCGACCACCAATGGGCTGATCTAGCTCAACGGTTAGGCATTGACTATTACCCAAAATTATTGGGCATGGCACCTTTTACCCCTGCTGAGGGCTATCGTTTTTTAATCGCTCCCGGAGTTGATCAGTACTCTATTACCCAAGTCATGGTGGAAGCCATTGACTATTTTTGTCGAACTAATCAAATTTCCGGTTGTAATTTTTTATTTGTTGATCGCCAATGGCAACGGCAAATGGAAGATTTTGGTTTTACTGGTTGGTTACACCATAGCTATATTTGGCAAAATCAAGGCTTTCGAAGTTTTGATGATTATCTGCAAATTTTTAATGCCAATCAACGGCGCAATATTAAACGGGAACGGAAGGCGGTGGAAAAAGCCGGCTTGCGAATTCAAGTCCTAGAAGGAGAGCAAATTCCCCACCATTTTTTTCCGGCCATTTACCGTTTTTATAGCAATACCTGCGACAAATTCTATTGGGGCAGTAAATACCTAACTAAAAAATTTTTCCAATCTTTGTACGATAATTATCGCTCTAGGGTGGTTTTGGCGCTAGCTTTCACGGAGCAGAATGATCAACATCCCGTTGGCCTATCTTTTTGTTTACGCAAAGACGATCGCCTCTATGGCCGCTACTGGGGTAGTTTGGCAGACTATGATTGTCTCCACTTTGAAGCATGCTACTATCAACCGATTGAATGGGCCATAGGGGAAGGTATTCAATTATTTGATCCGGGGGCGGGGGGTCGTCATAAACGTCGTCGAGGTTTTCCCGCCACAGCTAACTATAGCCTGCACCGATTTTATCATCCTAAAATGCAGCAGATTTTGCAGATCTACATTGATGAGATCAATGCCATGGAACAAGCAGAAATTGATGCTATTAATCAGGATTTACCATTTAGTAGAAAGGAGATTAATCTGACTTTAGAAAGCTAA
- a CDS encoding glycosyltransferase family 4 protein translates to MLGGQYYLIAFILAVIVVWFTTPLINHWGRRAGYVDQPSARKMHHRPMVRLGGVSIFLGSLVALLAVWNLGAFGAMSTKGEWEIWGVVLGGLAFFGIGLFDDLFDLSPFSRLLAQVAIASVVWNMGVKIEFFTLPFLGNLVYLDMLSLPITVIWLVGLANAINWIDGLDGLAAGVCGIAAVVLFVLCLFMEQSEAALIAVALAGGALGFLRYNFNPAQIFMGDGGAYFMGFTLGAVAVIGLVKVAAMATVAVTAVLLPYLVLAVPILDMSVVILSRVIKGKSPFKADKGHLHHRLINAGISHRLTVLFIYALTLWAGSLALGFSNIPSGWGFAIGATLLLIYLGWQVWRNSRNVEEQE, encoded by the coding sequence ATGCTCGGCGGTCAGTATTATCTCATTGCATTTATTTTGGCGGTGATTGTGGTTTGGTTTACTACACCGTTGATCAATCATTGGGGACGACGGGCCGGCTATGTAGATCAGCCCAGTGCCCGAAAAATGCATCATCGCCCTATGGTACGCCTAGGGGGGGTTTCTATTTTCCTTGGTAGTTTAGTAGCCCTGTTGGCGGTCTGGAACCTAGGAGCTTTCGGTGCCATGAGCACTAAAGGGGAATGGGAAATTTGGGGAGTGGTGCTGGGGGGATTAGCATTTTTCGGCATTGGTTTATTTGATGACCTGTTCGATTTGAGTCCCTTTTCCCGTTTATTAGCCCAGGTGGCGATCGCCTCGGTGGTGTGGAATATGGGGGTAAAAATTGAGTTTTTTACCCTGCCATTTTTAGGTAATTTGGTCTATCTGGACATGCTAAGCCTACCGATCACAGTGATTTGGCTAGTGGGATTAGCCAATGCGATCAATTGGATTGATGGACTGGATGGGTTGGCTGCCGGGGTATGCGGTATTGCGGCGGTAGTCCTTTTTGTCCTCTGTCTCTTCATGGAACAGTCGGAGGCGGCCCTAATTGCGGTGGCCCTGGCAGGGGGAGCGTTGGGATTTTTGCGTTACAACTTCAACCCAGCGCAAATTTTTATGGGGGATGGAGGAGCCTACTTCATGGGCTTTACCCTTGGGGCTGTGGCAGTCATTGGGCTGGTCAAAGTAGCCGCTATGGCAACGGTGGCAGTCACAGCAGTTCTATTGCCCTATCTTGTGCTGGCGGTGCCTATTTTGGATATGTCGGTGGTTATTCTCTCCCGGGTAATTAAGGGCAAATCCCCCTTTAAAGCAGATAAGGGACATCTCCATCACCGCTTGATCAATGCCGGTATTTCCCACCGTTTAACCGTGTTATTCATCTATGCCCTCACCCTTTGGGCTGGCAGCTTAGCGTTGGGATTTTCCAATATTCCCAGCGGTTGGGGCTTCGCCATTGGTGCTACCCTGCTGTTGATTTATTTAGGCTGGCAAGTGTGGCGTAACAGTCGCAATGTGGAGGAACAGGAGTGA